A genomic segment from Saprospiraceae bacterium encodes:
- a CDS encoding CHAT domain-containing protein: protein MKLYNCLFLLLLSQSLLSFQGNSNRPNEYNLLSNLKLAETLHKEGAGLQLNGDFKSAFAKYDEAQKLRFQLLENIKSFKGADQKILLEGIIKSDFNKGVVYTDLLDFAKAETLILNCIKKYAIFEEVYGFRHPERIGRVHYQLGKIYTESKGFEDAYTQFQLAMGFFNQVSPKPLNHIGNLENAISNLYLFWKEPDSLYRHSIKQYNLHLEQDEFSGTACINIGISLEMKNDLDLAKTYFDEALKFYLKDSMEYLERIELIYHNKSFIKTKEKEWELAHQMEEKAIQINRNRGNSIANLELRTKYYNNNGYIAFLEGDYESCLNYYDSSIAINIQNNRYFSLRKDIENDSALILLHKIGLLYSLGYKAKAYYALKKNKDAQDAFNLAISFLNKIRREYNDPESKIKLTEIAKVIFEGAIALHLDPKVNNSAQAFAYAEQSKAFTLLEGVKHSKAMHIAEVPAGLLDKEYELRVQITQLERQYLNAKTPVEKTTALESLRQQKVELNEVMETLEKNESYRKLMSFEPPSISQIKRKALGGGQTLVEYFVGEEKTYVFVLPKRGKLEVLEVAISSDSLNQMADAFWSSIYYYGCDGEVLSKEAPNLAAMNLAQRSTHLKELYLQYSQSLYHLLFEAVLKKHRGDHFVIVPDEGLSNMPFDALLMSPPGIDNYTYYDFLGKTVVLSYAHSANLLLEMQGQSTNGVNSRILAIAPSFHSYLASTNKSTLNRLTNNKTEVDAICDIFSGECDPVSGEDATREAFLDLLAKPYWIIHLSTHGKANDKNPNQSWISFTQNSRQINESQLLYASDLYGLSIDAELVVLSACETNKGRLRRGEGIMSFARGLSAAGVKSVLSTFWVIGEDPSLLVMKDFYQHLSAGDARDVALQKARSALMDNSDFSHPFFWSAFVPIGKMVEIEAEASFPFALILLGIGLLGVLLVSKRRKGAL, encoded by the coding sequence ATGAAATTATATAATTGCCTTTTTCTATTGCTTTTATCTCAATCATTATTATCCTTCCAGGGTAATAGCAATCGTCCAAACGAATACAATTTACTTAGTAATTTAAAATTGGCGGAGACTCTTCATAAAGAGGGCGCAGGCCTGCAATTAAATGGAGATTTTAAATCTGCCTTTGCAAAATACGACGAAGCTCAAAAGCTAAGATTTCAGTTGCTTGAAAATATTAAAAGTTTTAAAGGAGCAGATCAAAAGATTTTACTAGAAGGTATTATAAAGTCTGATTTTAATAAAGGGGTTGTCTATACGGATTTATTGGATTTTGCTAAAGCTGAAACCTTGATTTTAAATTGTATTAAGAAATACGCAATATTTGAAGAGGTCTATGGGTTTCGCCATCCTGAAAGAATCGGACGTGTCCATTACCAGTTAGGGAAAATTTATACAGAAAGTAAAGGGTTTGAAGATGCTTATACTCAATTTCAACTGGCAATGGGTTTTTTCAACCAGGTTTCACCAAAACCTCTGAATCATATAGGGAATTTGGAAAATGCAATTAGCAATTTGTATTTATTTTGGAAAGAACCCGATAGTCTATATAGACATAGTATTAAACAATACAATCTTCATTTAGAGCAAGATGAATTTTCGGGGACAGCATGTATTAACATTGGTATTAGTTTGGAGATGAAAAATGATTTGGATTTAGCTAAAACCTACTTTGATGAAGCATTGAAATTTTATTTGAAGGATTCAATGGAATATCTTGAGCGGATAGAGCTAATTTATCATAATAAGTCATTTATAAAAACAAAAGAAAAAGAATGGGAATTAGCTCACCAAATGGAAGAAAAGGCTATTCAAATCAATAGAAACCGAGGGAACTCAATAGCAAATCTAGAATTGCGGACAAAATATTATAATAATAATGGCTATATAGCATTTCTAGAAGGTGATTATGAATCTTGCTTAAATTATTATGATAGTTCTATTGCTATCAATATTCAAAACAATAGGTATTTCAGTCTAAGGAAAGATATTGAGAATGACTCTGCGCTTATTCTATTGCACAAAATAGGTTTATTATATTCTTTAGGTTATAAAGCCAAAGCCTATTATGCTTTAAAAAAGAACAAAGATGCCCAAGACGCCTTCAACCTAGCCATCTCCTTCCTCAACAAAATCCGCCGCGAATACAACGACCCTGAATCCAAGATAAAACTTACCGAAATTGCCAAGGTCATCTTTGAAGGAGCCATCGCCCTCCACCTGGACCCCAAGGTGAATAACTCCGCGCAAGCTTTTGCCTATGCCGAGCAAAGTAAAGCCTTTACACTCCTGGAAGGGGTAAAGCACAGTAAGGCCATGCATATTGCTGAGGTGCCTGCTGGTTTATTAGACAAGGAATACGAACTAAGGGTGCAAATAACCCAATTGGAACGGCAATATTTGAATGCCAAAACACCAGTGGAAAAAACGACTGCGTTGGAGAGCCTTCGTCAACAAAAGGTGGAACTGAATGAGGTTATGGAAACCCTGGAAAAAAACGAAAGTTATCGCAAATTGATGTCTTTTGAGCCGCCATCCATCTCGCAAATTAAGCGGAAGGCTTTGGGTGGTGGCCAGACCTTGGTCGAGTATTTTGTGGGAGAAGAAAAGACCTATGTTTTTGTCCTTCCCAAGCGCGGAAAATTGGAGGTACTGGAAGTAGCTATTAGCAGTGATTCGTTGAATCAAATGGCCGACGCTTTTTGGAGTAGTATCTATTATTACGGTTGTGATGGGGAGGTTTTAAGCAAAGAAGCACCGAATTTGGCTGCGATGAACTTGGCTCAAAGAAGTACCCATTTAAAGGAACTATACCTGCAGTATAGCCAGTCTTTATACCACCTTCTTTTTGAAGCAGTGTTGAAAAAACACCGGGGTGACCACTTTGTCATTGTGCCGGATGAAGGACTGAGTAATATGCCCTTTGATGCTTTATTAATGAGCCCTCCAGGTATAGATAATTATACCTATTACGACTTTCTTGGTAAAACAGTGGTATTGAGCTATGCGCATTCTGCCAATCTTTTACTGGAAATGCAGGGGCAATCCACTAATGGAGTCAACAGCCGAATTTTAGCCATTGCCCCTTCCTTCCATAGCTATTTAGCGTCTACTAATAAGTCTACCCTTAATCGATTAACCAATAATAAAACGGAGGTGGATGCCATCTGCGATATCTTTTCAGGTGAATGTGATCCTGTTTCAGGTGAAGATGCTACGCGTGAGGCCTTCCTGGACCTGTTGGCCAAACCTTATTGGATCATCCACCTTTCCACCCACGGCAAGGCCAACGATAAGAACCCCAACCAATCCTGGATTTCTTTTACCCAAAACAGTCGACAAATCAATGAATCCCAGCTCCTCTATGCCAGTGATCTCTACGGCCTGTCTATCGATGCCGAACTGGTCGTGCTCAGCGCCTGCGAGACCAACAAAGGGCGCCTCCGGAGAGGGGAGGGGATCATGAGTTTCGCTCGGGGCCTCTCTGCGGCAGGTGTCAAGAGTGTCCTATCCACCTTCTGGGTGATCGGAGAAGACCCTTCGCTGCTAGTTATGAAGGACTTTTATCAGCATCTAAGTGCTGGCGATGCCAGAGATGTTGCTTTGCAAAAAGCCCGTTCGGCCCTGATGGACAATAGCGATTTCAGTCACCCTTTCTTCTGGTCTGCTTTTGTGCCGATTGGCAAGATGGTGGAGATAGAGGCGGAAGCTTCTTTCCCTTTTGCTTTGATCTTGTTGGGGATTGGATTGTTAGGTGTTTTGCTGGTGAGCAAGCGGCGAAAGGGGGCTTTGTAG
- a CDS encoding zf-HC2 domain-containing protein, protein MKRTDEQKQMLIEKYLEGELSDKEKVLFERHIKETDFSAELRFQKNLKNATKRLAKKENPLKLLFQGEEKKIKEGETDAIPSLPVFEEANTISLAEVSAKKSKNKPFLRIWIPYAASAAVLALVALWMWNPFEGPTPFVPADKSSLIAKFQRPPQMTQITKSGGNDRPLDSIAIDCITLFKTENQYPKALSCFQNLAVRQSTPEIQYYIGQCYLNTDSFEQAIRQYDMLLQQGQLTNPDTLQQIRWNRLLAKAASEQEGYQAELEAMANDKGFKYLKEARDLQELLGQ, encoded by the coding sequence ATGAAACGCACCGACGAACAAAAGCAAATGCTAATCGAAAAATACCTGGAAGGAGAACTCTCAGATAAAGAGAAAGTTTTGTTCGAGCGACATATAAAGGAGACAGACTTTAGTGCAGAATTACGCTTTCAAAAAAACCTGAAAAATGCTACAAAACGTCTGGCAAAAAAGGAAAATCCACTGAAATTACTGTTTCAGGGGGAGGAAAAAAAAATAAAAGAGGGGGAAACCGATGCTATCCCCAGCCTCCCAGTTTTCGAAGAAGCTAATACCATATCCTTAGCAGAAGTCTCCGCTAAAAAATCAAAAAACAAGCCTTTTCTTAGAATTTGGATACCCTACGCGGCCTCAGCTGCTGTTCTCGCACTGGTCGCCCTCTGGATGTGGAACCCGTTTGAAGGCCCCACACCTTTCGTTCCAGCAGATAAATCCTCCCTCATCGCCAAATTCCAGCGACCGCCTCAAATGACGCAAATTACCAAAAGCGGAGGTAATGACCGCCCACTGGATTCCATCGCCATTGATTGTATTACGCTCTTTAAGACCGAAAATCAATACCCCAAAGCCCTGAGTTGCTTCCAAAACCTCGCCGTCCGCCAATCCACTCCCGAAATCCAATATTATATCGGTCAATGTTACCTCAATACCGATAGCTTTGAGCAGGCCATCCGCCAATACGATATGCTCCTCCAACAAGGCCAGCTTACCAACCCCGATACCTTACAACAAATCCGCTGGAATCGCTTGCTAGCCAAAGCCGCTTCGGAACAAGAAGGATACCAAGCGGAATTGGAGGCAATGGCCAATGATAAGGGGTTTAAGTACTTGAAAGAGGCAAGGGACTTGCAAGAACTGCTGGGCCAGTAG